In Acidobacteriota bacterium, one DNA window encodes the following:
- a CDS encoding molybdopterin molybdotransferase MoeA, which yields MRSSEIRSTAKTEERIVEFDAALGIVLEQAGRLPQRPAEAVALSDSLGRVLADPVRADRDQPPFNRSTRDGFAVHTADTLSDAWLTVVGQVRAGERWSTALKPGEAVETMTGAPVPEGADAVVMVEHVERSSHEGRLAVQLTSGRTITAGENVVPQGSEARAGDLVLPAGTQMDGAAIALAAACGAVTVKVSARPRVSIIATGDELVDVTETPGPVQIRNSNSYGLAALVTATGGEARRLPVAPDRREELKARILQACDAEMLLLSGGVSMGEYDLVEEVLLSLGAEFLFTGVKMQPGKPLVFGWLPMRDGRAALPFFGLPGNPVSTQVTFACFVEPLLHAMRGAAPEGPRFAQATLANDVDGRTGLTRVLPARLDSNRIRPEVRLVVWQGSGDMAANARANCYAVLPPGTERFRAGDIVTVLLK from the coding sequence ATGAGATCGAGCGAGATTCGCTCTACGGCTAAGACGGAAGAACGCATTGTGGAGTTCGACGCAGCGCTCGGCATTGTTCTGGAGCAGGCGGGGCGTCTTCCTCAAAGACCGGCAGAAGCTGTGGCGCTGTCTGATTCGCTGGGTCGGGTGCTTGCCGACCCGGTGCGGGCCGACCGCGATCAGCCTCCGTTCAACCGATCGACTCGCGACGGATTTGCCGTTCATACCGCAGACACTCTCTCCGATGCGTGGCTCACGGTTGTGGGGCAGGTGCGGGCAGGCGAGCGGTGGAGCACTGCTCTGAAGCCAGGCGAAGCGGTTGAGACGATGACCGGCGCTCCCGTACCTGAGGGTGCCGATGCCGTGGTGATGGTCGAGCACGTAGAACGAAGCAGCCATGAGGGGAGGCTGGCAGTTCAGTTGACGTCAGGGCGAACGATTACAGCAGGAGAGAACGTCGTGCCGCAAGGCAGCGAGGCCCGCGCAGGCGATCTGGTGTTGCCAGCGGGAACGCAGATGGACGGAGCAGCAATTGCGTTGGCGGCCGCTTGCGGTGCGGTTACGGTCAAGGTGTCTGCGCGGCCGAGGGTCTCTATCATTGCCACGGGAGACGAGCTGGTGGACGTAACGGAGACACCGGGTCCTGTGCAGATACGAAATTCGAACAGCTATGGGCTCGCGGCACTGGTGACAGCGACAGGAGGAGAGGCCCGGCGGCTTCCGGTCGCTCCCGACCGTCGAGAAGAGCTGAAGGCGCGAATTCTTCAGGCGTGCGATGCGGAGATGCTGCTGTTGTCGGGCGGCGTCTCCATGGGAGAGTACGACCTGGTGGAAGAGGTGTTGCTGTCGCTGGGAGCGGAGTTTTTGTTTACCGGCGTGAAAATGCAGCCGGGCAAGCCGTTGGTCTTCGGATGGCTACCCATGCGTGACGGCAGGGCCGCGCTTCCCTTCTTCGGGCTTCCTGGAAACCCCGTATCGACGCAGGTGACCTTTGCGTGTTTTGTCGAACCGCTGCTGCACGCGATGCGTGGAGCGGCGCCGGAGGGTCCGCGTTTTGCACAGGCCACGCTGGCGAATGATGTAGACGGACGGACAGGGCTGACGCGCGTATTGCCTGCGCGGCTCGACTCGAACCGCATTCGCCCCGAGGTGCGCCTGGTGGTGTGGCAGGGCTCCGGGGACATGGCGGCGAATGCGCGCGCCAACTGTTATGCCGTGCTGCCGCCGGGAACGGAGCGGTTCCGCGCCGGCGATATCGTTACGGTTCTGTTGAAATAA
- the egtB gene encoding ergothioneine biosynthesis protein EgtB, with amino-acid sequence MVPASVERSAPSILARYKAVRRATTALCSPLTPEDMMVQSCPEASPVKWHLAHTSWFFETFVLTEFLAGYTPFHPDFRWLFNSYYNALGEMPEKKLRSSFSRPALDQILGYRAHVDAAMERLLQHPAEDEAARRIALGMEHEQQHQELIATDIKHALFTNPLHPAYIERTGQSAANTTIAPPLEWLSYAPGLTQIGTTPDPAAADVFAFDNETPRHPVYIAPFRLSTRLVTCAEYLAFMEQNGYGRPELWLSEGWTTMRAEAWQAPLYWYRDSATASGWSIYTLNGFVPLEDLSESPACHLSFFEADAYARWAGHRLPTEFEWEYAATRPDAPEPERRSVAATQANLLETGNLHPAPASPMPGLQQMFGDVWEWTASPYTGYPGYAPLPGALGEYNGKFMSSQMVLRGGSCVTPATHIRATYRNFFSPATRWQFSGLRLAHDASAGSKNNSF; translated from the coding sequence ATGGTTCCAGCCTCAGTTGAAAGATCGGCTCCGTCTATCCTCGCCCGCTACAAGGCAGTGCGCCGCGCAACCACGGCCCTGTGCAGCCCGCTGACGCCCGAGGACATGATGGTGCAATCCTGTCCCGAGGCAAGTCCGGTCAAGTGGCATCTCGCCCACACCAGTTGGTTCTTCGAGACCTTCGTCCTGACAGAATTTCTCGCAGGCTACACACCCTTCCACCCTGACTTCCGCTGGCTCTTCAACAGCTACTACAACGCGCTCGGCGAAATGCCGGAGAAGAAGCTGCGATCCTCCTTCTCCCGCCCAGCCCTCGACCAAATCCTCGGTTACCGCGCTCACGTCGATGCCGCCATGGAGCGGCTGTTGCAGCATCCCGCGGAAGATGAGGCCGCTCGCAGGATCGCCCTGGGCATGGAGCACGAACAGCAGCACCAGGAGCTGATCGCGACCGACATCAAACACGCGCTCTTCACCAATCCGCTGCATCCGGCCTATATCGAGCGCACCGGGCAAAGCGCTGCGAACACCACCATCGCTCCTCCGCTCGAATGGCTGAGCTACGCGCCCGGTCTCACCCAGATTGGAACCACGCCAGACCCTGCCGCTGCCGATGTCTTCGCCTTCGACAACGAGACCCCCCGCCACCCCGTCTACATCGCTCCGTTTCGGCTCTCGACCCGCCTGGTGACGTGCGCGGAGTATCTCGCCTTTATGGAGCAGAACGGGTACGGCCGTCCGGAGTTGTGGCTCTCCGAGGGCTGGACCACGATGCGCGCGGAAGCCTGGCAGGCGCCGCTTTACTGGTATCGAGATTCTGCAACTGCATCCGGCTGGTCCATCTACACGCTCAATGGTTTCGTTCCGCTGGAAGACCTGAGCGAGAGCCCTGCCTGTCATCTCAGCTTCTTCGAGGCCGATGCCTATGCGCGCTGGGCAGGGCATCGCCTGCCAACGGAGTTTGAATGGGAGTACGCCGCCACCCGGCCCGACGCACCGGAACCTGAGAGAAGGTCAGTCGCCGCCACGCAGGCCAACCTGCTTGAGACCGGCAACCTGCACCCGGCGCCGGCAAGTCCAATGCCCGGTCTTCAGCAGATGTTCGGCGACGTGTGGGAGTGGACCGCGAGTCCTTACACCGGCTATCCGGGATACGCGCCGCTGCCCGGAGCGCTCGGTGAATACAACGGCAAGTTCATGAGCTCGCAGATGGTGCTGCGCGGAGGGTCCTGCGTCACGCCAGCCACGCACATCCGCGCGACGTACCGCAATTTCTTTTCACCGGCCACCCGCTGGCAGTTCTCCGGCCTCCGACTTGCTCACGATGCTTCCGCGGGCTCAAAGAACAACTCATTTTGA
- a CDS encoding VIT1/CCC1 transporter family protein: protein MDLTPGRSQTPAKHSHVESHFESGETVRDIVIGLSDGLTVPFALAAGLSGAIASSRIVVLAGLAEIAAGSIAMGLGGYLAARGDAEHYASERLREEHEIVEKTHDEEEEIYEIFQQYDVPRANAAPVIDALKENPRAWVDFMMRFELGLEEPRPNRALSSALTIAGSYIAGGIIPLLPYMAVDNNLYALKLSAIVTLAALGIFGALKGRLVGTGWLRSAIQTVCIGGIAATAAYGLARILNGHAG, encoded by the coding sequence ATGGACCTCACTCCCGGAAGATCCCAGACGCCAGCCAAGCATTCGCATGTAGAGTCGCACTTTGAATCCGGCGAGACGGTGCGCGACATCGTGATTGGTCTCTCCGACGGGTTGACCGTGCCCTTTGCCCTCGCAGCCGGCCTTTCCGGCGCCATCGCCTCTTCGCGCATCGTCGTCCTGGCCGGCCTAGCCGAGATCGCGGCCGGCTCGATCGCCATGGGGCTTGGCGGCTATCTCGCCGCCCGCGGAGACGCCGAGCATTACGCATCGGAACGCCTGCGCGAAGAACACGAGATCGTTGAGAAGACCCACGATGAAGAAGAGGAGATCTATGAGATCTTCCAGCAGTACGATGTTCCGCGCGCGAACGCGGCCCCTGTCATCGACGCCCTCAAGGAGAACCCCAGGGCCTGGGTCGACTTCATGATGCGCTTCGAGCTGGGGTTGGAGGAGCCAAGGCCCAATCGCGCTCTCAGCTCAGCGCTTACCATCGCCGGCTCCTATATCGCCGGAGGCATCATTCCTCTATTGCCTTATATGGCTGTCGATAACAATCTTTACGCATTGAAGCTCTCCGCGATCGTCACCCTGGCGGCTCTCGGCATCTTCGGCGCGCTCAAAGGCAGGCTGGTCGGCACTGGCTGGCTTCGCAGCGCGATTCAGACGGTCTGCATCGGAGGAATCGCCGCAACAGCCGCTTACGGGCTTGCCAGGATTCTCAACGGCCATGCAGGTTAA
- a CDS encoding DUF2007 domain-containing protein yields the protein MADEKNDREFDPEQYVMIARYIVPTEAQMAKGVLESASLECFLHGENANNLLAPAFRARLMVHKKDEEAARKLLDTSADGEALPETTDEEHGS from the coding sequence ATGGCAGACGAGAAGAATGACAGAGAGTTCGACCCGGAGCAGTATGTGATGATCGCCCGCTACATTGTCCCAACAGAGGCCCAGATGGCCAAGGGCGTGCTGGAGTCGGCGAGCCTTGAGTGCTTCCTGCACGGCGAAAATGCCAACAACCTGCTGGCACCGGCCTTTCGCGCGCGTCTGATGGTGCACAAGAAGGACGAGGAGGCGGCGCGCAAACTGCTGGATACCTCCGCCGACGGCGAGGCCTTACCCGAGACGACGGATGAAGAGCATGGCAGCTGA
- the queC gene encoding 7-cyano-7-deazaguanine synthase QueC: MAAETTDRPRAVLCLSGGMDSTVCASLAARDYDVYALHFSYGQRTEARELASATEIARLTGVKEFLPLKMDLFRRIGGSALTDATIAVPDAPVEEASIGTAIPVTYVPFRNAHFLSAAVSWAEVVRAKRVFIGAVEQDSSGYPDCRPAYYDAFNALIRQGTKEGDIRVETPLIHLKKSEIVRMGVELGAPFHVSWSCYSGEREACGVCESCVLRLRAFREAGSIDPIPYADPKSASKR, encoded by the coding sequence ATGGCAGCTGAGACGACAGACAGACCGAGGGCAGTCCTGTGTCTTTCGGGTGGAATGGATTCAACGGTGTGCGCTTCTCTGGCTGCGCGGGATTATGACGTGTACGCTCTGCACTTCAGCTACGGGCAGCGGACCGAGGCACGAGAACTGGCCTCGGCGACAGAGATCGCCCGTCTGACCGGAGTCAAGGAATTTCTGCCGCTGAAGATGGACTTGTTCCGCAGGATTGGCGGCTCGGCGCTGACCGACGCGACGATTGCCGTTCCGGATGCCCCTGTGGAAGAGGCGTCGATTGGCACGGCGATTCCAGTGACTTATGTCCCGTTTCGCAATGCGCACTTTCTTTCGGCGGCGGTAAGCTGGGCCGAGGTTGTGAGGGCGAAGCGGGTGTTTATCGGGGCCGTGGAGCAGGACAGCTCCGGTTACCCGGACTGCCGGCCGGCGTACTACGACGCCTTCAATGCCCTGATCCGCCAGGGGACGAAAGAGGGCGATATTCGTGTAGAGACACCACTTATCCACCTCAAAAAGAGCGAGATCGTGCGCATGGGAGTTGAACTTGGCGCTCCATTCCATGTAAGTTGGTCATGCTATTCCGGTGAGCGCGAGGCTTGTGGCGTCTGCGAAAGCTGCGTTCTGCGTCTGCGCGCCTTTCGCGAAGCAGGAAGCATCGACCCGATACCGTACGCGGACCCGAAGTCTGCATCCAAACGGTAG
- a CDS encoding DUF3108 domain-containing protein, with the protein MKDSIKDRLFPPAPSVVIPTLEAPPANYSFPTKQTLTFTVDWRVFTAALATFQIEQQGTVQKITATADTVGAVTMLFPVIDRFQSGFDTKTGCSTGFSKQTQEGRRKISSDLSFNYKDGKQTLVERNLVKGTSKQLTASIPACVTDSMSAIFYVGSQPLTVGQNFRFPLADSMRTVTVTMKVEAKEEVKTPAGTFQTIRVQPTADEGIVKNRGKIWIWYTDDARHMPVQVRASLFWGTITAKLQSYETK; encoded by the coding sequence CTGAAGGACTCCATCAAGGACAGGCTCTTCCCTCCCGCGCCGTCGGTCGTCATTCCTACGCTCGAGGCCCCTCCTGCCAACTACAGCTTTCCCACAAAACAAACGCTGACGTTCACGGTCGACTGGAGGGTGTTTACCGCAGCGCTCGCCACATTCCAGATCGAACAGCAGGGCACGGTCCAGAAGATTACGGCGACGGCGGATACGGTTGGCGCCGTCACGATGCTCTTCCCGGTGATCGACCGCTTTCAGTCGGGGTTCGACACGAAGACGGGATGCTCGACGGGGTTTTCGAAGCAGACGCAGGAGGGCAGGCGGAAGATCTCCAGCGACCTGAGCTTCAACTACAAGGACGGCAAGCAGACGCTGGTGGAGCGCAACCTGGTGAAAGGCACGTCGAAGCAGCTTACGGCATCGATTCCGGCGTGCGTCACCGACTCGATGTCCGCCATCTTTTACGTTGGCTCGCAGCCGTTGACGGTAGGGCAGAACTTCCGGTTTCCTTTGGCCGACTCGATGCGCACGGTAACCGTGACGATGAAGGTGGAGGCGAAGGAAGAGGTCAAGACCCCGGCGGGCACCTTCCAGACCATCAGAGTGCAACCTACGGCAGACGAAGGTATCGTAAAGAACCGCGGCAAGATATGGATCTGGTATACGGACGATGCGCGGCATATGCCGGTGCAGGTGCGTGCGAGCCTGTTCTGGGGCACCATCACGGCAAAGTTGCAATCGTACGAGACGAAGTGA
- a CDS encoding YncE family protein — translation MLRLSLALLCVSGARLAAQSVDPQLGLINRDASAYSEKLGKLYIVDPVRDSVAMIPRSGSPQTIKVGTRPDAIAVNNLTQMVYVVNPGSKSVSVIDGAKDEVVATIDTGARSYALAVDESVNKVYVANTFSTMLTVIDGATNTASNIKTGSADAVLVDQDRKRVYVLTYESETFTELDPVSGAISKVPAGALHLWGHARQGKKLYIAHIQDSDIAAIDLETHAVRNIHTGAMPCALALDADSGQIYVANYADGTVTVLKNELPVATIKVAAHPQALTLDAAKGLLYVASPQENLVTVIEMRSRKVVRRVKVPVQPYAVAVHPITHIAYAVSQGNVPFTKIEP, via the coding sequence TTGCTGCGACTTTCCCTCGCTCTTCTTTGTGTATCCGGTGCGAGGCTCGCCGCGCAATCCGTCGATCCGCAGCTTGGCCTGATCAATCGCGATGCCTCGGCATACAGTGAAAAGCTGGGAAAACTTTACATCGTCGATCCGGTACGTGACTCAGTTGCCATGATCCCGCGATCGGGCAGTCCACAAACCATCAAGGTCGGTACGCGACCCGACGCAATCGCGGTCAACAACCTTACTCAAATGGTCTACGTCGTCAATCCAGGATCGAAAAGCGTCTCTGTGATCGACGGCGCCAAAGATGAAGTTGTCGCGACCATCGACACGGGAGCACGTTCCTACGCCCTCGCCGTCGACGAATCGGTAAACAAGGTATACGTAGCGAATACCTTCAGCACCATGTTGACCGTGATCGACGGTGCAACTAATACAGCGAGCAATATCAAAACGGGTTCAGCCGACGCAGTCCTCGTCGACCAGGATCGCAAACGTGTCTACGTGCTCACCTATGAGAGCGAGACGTTTACAGAGCTCGATCCAGTGAGTGGCGCCATCTCGAAGGTCCCTGCCGGTGCTCTGCATCTTTGGGGACATGCGAGGCAGGGCAAGAAGCTCTACATAGCGCACATTCAGGACTCCGATATTGCTGCGATTGACCTTGAGACCCACGCGGTCAGAAACATCCACACCGGCGCTATGCCATGTGCTCTTGCGCTGGACGCAGACTCTGGCCAGATCTATGTCGCCAACTATGCTGACGGTACCGTGACTGTTCTGAAGAACGAATTGCCCGTCGCCACAATCAAGGTTGCGGCGCATCCTCAGGCGCTCACGCTCGACGCGGCGAAGGGACTGCTCTATGTCGCGAGCCCCCAGGAGAATCTTGTTACCGTGATTGAAATGCGGTCTCGCAAAGTTGTCCGCCGGGTTAAGGTTCCCGTACAGCCTTACGCCGTCGCGGTTCATCCCATAACTCACATCGCCTATGCGGTTAGCCAGGGTAATGTGCCGTTCACAAAGATCGAGCCGTAA
- a CDS encoding tetratricopeptide repeat protein encodes MNRIGRRWSAGLGAALAVVVALSAQTGWAQPAPASVHGHVNNAIGAPLPKGEVKLTQDRASEEKSRKYTNTFEIDASGNFKGTGIAPGSYLAVVFQDDKSIDYIDNVTFTAGEDHLLNFDMTRKEYLDKMTPEEKKQLEEFKKKNADVTAANAKIANLNTLLTQARADTKAGNFEPAITAMQQATAAKPDEGILWVALGDAELGSADAAAKAAKAAGKPADPSVQAKFADAAASYKKAIDANAASKKPSVETAAAAYNQLGQALAKSGDGKGASDAYEQAAKALPANAGMYYYNEAATLYNAGKLDDAAAAADKAIAADPKRADAYYIKGQSLIPKASVDPKTQKIVAPPGCVEAYQQFIELAPPNEQARVDEVKGILTGIGAEVKSSYKAGRTKK; translated from the coding sequence ATCAATCGTATCGGAAGAAGATGGAGCGCGGGACTTGGAGCCGCTCTTGCTGTGGTCGTTGCGCTGTCCGCGCAAACGGGATGGGCGCAGCCTGCTCCGGCAAGCGTTCATGGCCATGTCAATAACGCAATTGGAGCTCCGCTGCCCAAGGGCGAGGTGAAGCTGACGCAGGACCGTGCCTCGGAGGAGAAGAGCCGCAAGTACACCAACACCTTCGAGATCGACGCGTCCGGCAACTTCAAGGGCACAGGGATCGCCCCGGGCAGCTATCTGGCGGTTGTCTTCCAGGACGACAAGAGCATCGACTATATCGACAACGTGACCTTCACCGCCGGCGAAGACCACCTGCTGAACTTCGACATGACCCGCAAGGAGTATCTCGACAAGATGACTCCCGAGGAGAAGAAGCAGCTGGAGGAGTTCAAGAAGAAGAACGCCGACGTGACCGCTGCCAACGCAAAGATCGCCAACCTGAATACTCTGCTGACGCAGGCGCGCGCGGATACGAAGGCGGGCAACTTCGAGCCGGCCATTACAGCGATGCAACAGGCAACCGCTGCAAAGCCGGATGAGGGCATCCTGTGGGTGGCGCTGGGCGACGCTGAGCTTGGCTCGGCAGACGCTGCGGCAAAAGCGGCAAAGGCAGCCGGCAAGCCGGCCGACCCCTCTGTCCAGGCGAAGTTTGCCGACGCGGCGGCTTCGTACAAGAAGGCCATCGATGCGAACGCCGCTTCAAAGAAGCCCAGCGTAGAGACGGCTGCCGCCGCGTACAACCAGCTTGGCCAGGCACTGGCGAAGAGCGGCGACGGCAAGGGCGCATCCGACGCCTATGAGCAAGCGGCAAAGGCACTTCCTGCCAATGCGGGCATGTACTACTACAACGAAGCGGCAACCCTGTACAACGCAGGCAAGCTGGACGATGCAGCCGCGGCCGCAGACAAAGCGATCGCCGCCGATCCAAAGCGCGCCGATGCGTACTACATCAAGGGCCAGTCGCTGATCCCGAAGGCCTCGGTCGATCCGAAGACACAGAAGATTGTGGCTCCTCCGGGATGCGTGGAGGCCTACCAGCAGTTCATCGAGCTTGCGCCACCCAATGAGCAGGCGCGCGTGGACGAGGTCAAGGGCATCCTGACGGGCATCGGCGCGGAAGTGAAGTCCAGCTACAAAGCCGGCCGAACCAAGAAGTAA
- a CDS encoding isoprenylcysteine carboxylmethyltransferase family protein: MSERTRWQRIARRIRVPLGFVFAAVFLWLARPTWQTMLLSLVLVVPGVWLRAYAAGYVKKNAELTRTGPYAYTRNPLYLGSMMIAFGFAWASGSWVILVALAALFLGIYLPTIRSEETFLREHFAGFDAYAAQVPRLLPRLTAAKSDLPPGRFSRERYLHHREYNALMGAIAIYGALAARLLFLRR; the protein is encoded by the coding sequence GTGAGTGAACGAACGAGATGGCAGCGAATCGCCCGGCGCATACGCGTTCCGCTGGGCTTCGTGTTTGCGGCGGTGTTTCTGTGGCTGGCGCGTCCTACGTGGCAGACGATGCTGCTGAGCCTGGTGCTGGTCGTGCCCGGAGTATGGCTGCGGGCTTACGCTGCCGGGTACGTGAAGAAGAACGCCGAGCTGACACGGACGGGGCCATATGCGTATACGCGGAATCCTCTGTACCTGGGGTCGATGATGATCGCGTTCGGGTTTGCGTGGGCTTCGGGAAGCTGGGTGATCCTTGTGGCGTTGGCGGCCCTTTTTCTGGGGATTTACCTACCGACGATCCGGTCGGAGGAAACCTTTCTGCGCGAGCACTTTGCGGGGTTCGATGCGTATGCGGCCCAGGTGCCGCGCCTGTTGCCGCGCTTGACGGCGGCGAAGAGCGATCTGCCCCCGGGGAGGTTTTCGCGCGAGCGATACCTGCATCACCGCGAGTACAATGCTCTTATGGGTGCCATCGCCATCTACGGAGCGCTGGCAGCGCGTCTGCTGTTTCTCCGGCGATAG
- the egtD gene encoding L-histidine N(alpha)-methyltransferase — protein MTAAAASLPLYLEPEVAPSLHAVAEEARTGLAADPKMLSPWLFYDELGSGLFEQITELPEYYLTRTERALFSAHADDIIECASVQAGSSAAPMLTIIELGAGTATKTGILLRAAVRRQHSIVYQPVDVSQSALAAAKENIRANIPGVTVRCQVADYTSQPLPLNRLPNTRTLALYIGSSIGNFSPQQARDVLRNLRSQLLPGDKLLLGTDLVPATASKTVAMLEAAYDDRAGVTAAFNRNVLHRLNRELGANFRPACFDHKATWNAAESRIEMHLVARHGQRVHIPANSAGPAMDVIFDEGESIHTENSYKFTSARIEGLLNSAGFMLEKDWQDSQHLFAVNLATAV, from the coding sequence ATGACCGCTGCCGCCGCTTCGTTGCCTCTATATCTTGAGCCGGAAGTTGCACCTTCCCTTCACGCGGTGGCAGAAGAGGCGCGCACAGGGCTTGCGGCAGATCCAAAGATGCTCTCGCCGTGGCTCTTTTACGATGAGTTGGGATCGGGCCTCTTCGAGCAGATCACCGAGCTGCCGGAGTACTACCTGACGCGCACAGAGCGCGCTCTCTTCAGCGCCCATGCCGATGACATCATCGAGTGCGCCTCCGTGCAGGCCGGAAGCAGTGCCGCGCCCATGCTCACCATCATTGAACTGGGTGCTGGAACAGCGACCAAGACCGGAATACTGCTTCGGGCGGCGGTCAGGCGCCAGCATAGCATCGTGTATCAGCCGGTAGACGTCTCGCAGTCGGCGCTCGCGGCGGCGAAGGAGAACATCCGCGCCAACATTCCAGGGGTAACCGTTCGATGTCAGGTCGCGGACTACACCTCGCAGCCGCTTCCGCTTAACCGTTTACCCAACACACGAACGCTCGCGCTCTACATCGGATCGAGCATCGGCAACTTCTCTCCTCAACAGGCGCGCGATGTCCTCCGCAATCTCCGCTCGCAGTTGCTTCCCGGCGACAAGCTCCTGCTCGGGACCGACCTCGTTCCTGCAACTGCGTCGAAGACCGTAGCCATGCTCGAAGCTGCCTATGATGACCGCGCTGGAGTTACGGCTGCATTCAACAGGAATGTGCTGCATCGTCTCAATCGCGAGCTTGGAGCCAACTTCCGCCCTGCGTGTTTCGACCACAAAGCCACCTGGAATGCCGCTGAATCCCGCATCGAGATGCACCTCGTCGCCCGTCATGGACAGCGCGTCCACATCCCGGCCAACAGTGCGGGCCCGGCGATGGACGTCATCTTCGACGAGGGAGAGAGCATCCACACCGAGAACAGCTACAAGTTCACCTCTGCGCGCATCGAAGGCCTGCTCAACTCCGCCGGCTTCATGCTCGAAAAAGACTGGCAGGATTCGCAGCATCTCTTTGCCGTCAACCTTGCAACGGCTGTCTAG
- a CDS encoding ThuA domain-containing protein yields the protein MRRVLTMMLAAMTVCLCAHAQQPVFHVLAFYSETVEHDHVDFAHQAIRFYTDAAKRGNYEFQPTMNWDDMNPAKLAGYQLVVWLDDFPHTPQQRAAFEQYMEHGGGWLGFHIAAYNDRGTKWPWFVQFLGGGVFYGNEWPPLPAKLVVDDPKHAVTRSLPASFISPANEWYIWKPSPRENKDVKVLLSLSPENYPIGMKDVLRGGDLPVMWTNTRYRMLYTNMGHGDRIFTSDTQNKLLEDAMMWTATAKISSSK from the coding sequence ATGCGGCGCGTTTTGACGATGATGCTGGCGGCAATGACTGTGTGTCTGTGCGCTCACGCACAGCAGCCGGTCTTTCATGTGCTCGCGTTCTACTCCGAGACGGTCGAGCACGACCATGTCGACTTTGCTCACCAGGCGATCCGGTTCTATACCGATGCCGCGAAGCGCGGGAACTATGAGTTTCAGCCGACGATGAACTGGGACGACATGAACCCGGCCAAACTGGCCGGATACCAACTGGTGGTCTGGCTCGACGACTTCCCGCACACACCGCAACAGCGAGCGGCGTTTGAGCAGTATATGGAGCACGGCGGGGGATGGCTCGGTTTTCACATCGCCGCCTATAACGACAGGGGAACGAAGTGGCCGTGGTTTGTGCAGTTCCTGGGCGGCGGCGTCTTCTATGGGAATGAGTGGCCCCCGCTGCCGGCGAAGCTGGTCGTCGACGATCCAAAGCACGCAGTCACGCGGAGTCTTCCCGCAAGTTTTATCTCGCCTGCGAACGAGTGGTACATCTGGAAGCCGTCACCGCGGGAAAACAAGGACGTCAAGGTGCTGCTGAGTCTGTCGCCGGAGAACTACCCCATCGGCATGAAGGATGTGCTGCGCGGAGGCGATCTGCCGGTGATGTGGACCAATACGCGCTACCGGATGCTGTATACGAACATGGGGCACGGGGACCGCATCTTCACCAGCGATACGCAGAACAAGCTGCTGGAAGATGCGATGATGTGGACAGCGACCGCCAAAATCTCCAGTTCAAAATGA
- the moaC gene encoding cyclic pyranopterin monophosphate synthase MoaC produces the protein MTKLSHYDDEGQAHMVDVSAKPATRREAKARAFVELTAEALAALPKNPKGNPLEVARFAGIQAAKQTSTLIPMCHPLALSFVDVDARVADGGVAIEATAATVAGTGVEMEAMVAASVAALTVYDMTKALDKGIRIREVELVSKSGGKSGEWRRPA, from the coding sequence TTGACGAAGCTGTCGCACTATGACGATGAGGGACAGGCGCACATGGTGGATGTGAGCGCGAAGCCTGCGACACGGCGCGAGGCGAAGGCACGCGCTTTTGTGGAACTCACCGCCGAGGCCCTTGCTGCGCTGCCGAAGAACCCGAAGGGCAATCCGCTGGAGGTGGCACGGTTTGCTGGAATACAGGCGGCCAAGCAAACTTCGACGTTGATCCCCATGTGCCATCCGCTGGCGTTGAGCTTTGTCGATGTCGATGCGCGCGTTGCAGACGGCGGTGTCGCCATTGAAGCGACGGCCGCAACTGTAGCAGGCACCGGTGTGGAGATGGAGGCGATGGTCGCCGCATCGGTGGCCGCGCTGACGGTCTACGACATGACGAAGGCACTCGACAAGGGCATTCGCATACGCGAGGTTGAGCTGGTGAGCAAAAGCGGCGGCAAGAGCGGCGAGTGGCGTCGTCCGGCGTGA